In a single window of the Drosophila albomicans strain 15112-1751.03 chromosome 3, ASM965048v2, whole genome shotgun sequence genome:
- the LOC117570271 gene encoding cytosol aminopeptidase-like has translation MSSYRDVRMVKVARSLLSYKSRVNVRALRAFSSKCDKPKGVVVGVYQKDGDKPIRSSENAVLLDDAVGGKIMSLIRERGMDGRPGKGLLFNGLEGEYSTVAVVGMGVAGAGYNELEELDEGMENVRIAAGTGARALQLQRMAEVHVDGMDFPEQAAEGAALAVWRYNANQRKKHRLATPKLHMYGKGDHDAWVRGLFKAESQNLARRLSDTPANQMTPSIFAQAAVDALCPCGVSVEVRSMDWIEDMSLNSFLMIAKGSCEPPLLLECTYCGTAPEEKGVLMLGQGLTFHSGGLCLKPKNGMDIYRGAMSGAAVCVGVLRAAAALSLPMNITAVIPLCEHMPSGMAVKCGDVVTLLNGVTLGIKNVDKAAVVMMADPLLYAQANFKPKMILTIGSVARGVSYGLGGSSTGLWSNSAYLAKQFRKAGGITGDRIWRMPLFRYFKEIITSNSTYDMSNCGRGPASSCLAAAVLHSLVPCLDWAHLDIRGTGMTTKVNPLPYLLRDCMTGRPTRTVIQFMYQMACSQS, from the coding sequence atGTCTTCGTATCGCGATGTTCGTATGGTTAAGGTGGCTCGCAGTCTCTTGTCCTACAAGAGCAGAGTGAATGTGCGTGCGTTGCGTGCGTTTTCCTCGAAGTGCGACAAGCCCAAGGGCGTTGTTGTGGGCGTGTACCAGAAAGATGGCGACAAGCCCATTCGATCCTCGGAGAATGCTGTGCTGCTCGATGACGCTGTCGGTGGCAAGATAATGAGTTTGATACGTGAACGTGGAATGGACGGAAGGCCAGGCAAAGGACTGCTCTTCAATGGTCTCGAGGGTGAATACTCTACGGTAGCTGTCGTCGGCATGGGCGTGGCAGGAGCTGGCTACAATGAGCTCGAGGAACTGGACGAGGGCATGGAAAACGTCCGCATTGCGGCGGGCACAGGAGCGCGAGCCCTGCAGCTGCAACGCATGGCCGAGGTGCATGTGGATGGCATGGACTTTCCCGAACAGGCGGCCGAGGGTGCCGCCTTGGCGGTGTGGCGCTACAATGCCAACCAGCGCAAGAAACATCGTCTGGCCACCCCGAAGTTGCACATGTACGGCAAGGGCGATCACGATGCCTGGGTGCGTGGTCTGTTCAAGGCGGAGTCACAGAATCTGGCGAGACGTCTCTCCGATACGCCGGCGAATCAGATGACGCCCTCCATCTTTGCTCAAGCTGCTGTGGATGCGCTGTGCCCGTGTGGCGTGTCTGTGGAGGTGCGCTCAATGGACTGGATCGAAGATATGAGCCTCAACTCGTTCCTCATGATCGCCAAGGGATCCTGCGAGCccccgctgctgctggagtGCACCTACTGCGGCACCGCACCCGAGGAGAAAGGCGTGCTCATGCTGGGCCAGGGTCTGACCTTCCACAGCGGCGGCCTGTGCCTCAAGCCCAAGAATGGCATGGACATCTATCGTGGCGCCATGTCCGGAGCTGCCGTCTGCGTTGGCGTCCTGCGCGCTGCCGCCGCCCTCTCGCTGCCCATGAATATCACGGCCGTAATTCCACTCTGCGAGCACATGCCATCGGGCATGGCGGTGAAGTGTGGCGATGTGGTGACTCTGCTCAATGGCGTCACCTTGGGCATTAAGAACGTCGACAAGGCGGCGGTCGTTATGATGGCAGATCCCCTGCTCTATGCTCAGGCGAACTTCAAGCCGAAAATGATCTTGACCATTGGCTCGGTGGCGCGTGGCGTCAGCTATGGCCTTGGCGGCAGCTCGACGGGATTGTGGAGCAATTCGGCGTACCTGGCCAAGCAGTTCCGCAAGGCTGGCGGCATCACTGGCGATCGTATCTGGCGCATGCCGCTCTTCCGCTACTTCAAGGAGATCATCACTAGCAACTCAACGTATGACATGAGCAATTGTGGCCGTGGACCCGCTTCGTCCTGCTTGGCAGCTGCCGTCCTGCATTCGCTGGTGCCGTGCTTAGATTGGGCGCATCTGGACATTCGGGGCACCGGCATGACGACCAAGGTTAATCCGCTGCCGTATCTGCTGAGGGATTGCATGACCGGACGGCCAACACGCACAGTGATTCAGTTTATGTATCAAATGGCCTGTTCCCAGTCTTGA